In Larimichthys crocea isolate SSNF chromosome XI, L_crocea_2.0, whole genome shotgun sequence, the sequence ttgaacaggccaaCATTAAAGTgcaatttgcagcgagagccggtttccctaaggtaatcggagctattgactgcacacacattgctataaaagagccatcacaggatgaatttgtttatgttaataggaaacattttcattccatcactgttcaaatcatatgtgatgtgCAAATGCAtctaactaacatcgtggcaaggtggcctggttcaatgcacgactcattcattatgactaacagcatggttgggaagCGCGGACGAAGCAACTTCTCTCCGTCTTCCCAGAGCTACTGAATGAGGTGGCACGTTCATGGAAAGACCGCCCGCAGCAGGAGCCCGATCCCTGGGGCCTCATCTCTTGACTGAGGGGTGATCAAAGCCTGAGTCTGCTCCGCATGCCTCAGATAGTGTTTGAGGGGTGCCACATTCCTTTTCAGTATCCAGTAGGAGTGATATTGTCATTCTTGTGGGACCTGATTGACAAATGAAAAGCCTTCTCCATGGTTAAAGTGTGGCGGCTATCGCCGCCTCTCACGTGGGGTTTGGCAAGCAAACAGCGTTTTATGAAGGGAGTGCGCAGGCTTCTCCCCGTGTCCAGACCACTGGTACCACTGTGGAATCtggctgtggctctggaggGGCTTAAGGGTCCTCCTTTTGAGCCACTTGAGGGGGCGGACTTGAAACACATGTCTCTCAACAACAGCTTCGGCTAAACGGGTTAGTGACATCCATGCGCTTTCAGTACATACCTCATGCGCTCAGGTCTTCCTGGGGGATGTAAGTATGATTTTGAAGCCCAACCCGGCTTTTGTGCCTAAGGTGGTGGGCTCATGTTCTTCTATTGACCTTGTGGCTTTTGCTGCCTCACCAGGTGAGCACTGGTAGCATGTGTTATGTCCAGTTCGTGCGGTGCGCACTTATATGGATAGGACGAGGGGTTTCAGGAGGAGTGATCAGCTGTTCGTCTCCTGGGCTAACCCTCATAAGGTGAAGCCTGTCACAAAGCAGTGCCTATCCCACTGGGTGGTGGAGGCGATTGCTTTGGCTTATACAAGTCAGGGTTTGCAGGCACCTGTGGGCCTGTGAGTGCACTCGACTCAGGGCTTAGCCGCATCCTGGGCCTTATTCAGGGGAGTTTCTGTTCAGGACATCTGTGCTGCGGCGAGTTGGTCCTCGCCCCTCACTTTTGTCCGTTTCTATATGCTGGACGTCTCCGCTCCGTGCGTGGCACACACAGTTTTGCTGTCCTGATTGGAACAGAGTACTCTTCCTTGTGGGTTGGTGGACACTAGATAAGCTTAAGCTAGATAAGATAAGCTTGAACAACCACATCCCATAGTGAGACATCGAGcgaaatattatgaaagagaACTTTAGGTTATTTACATAACCCCGGTTCTCTGATTAATATGAGTGAGTGTCTCACCAGACAACCCTTCATGCTTGGGCGAGTGAGAAGAGGTGCTTATCTTGAATGACGTGGTGCCGTCCGCATGGGCTATTTAAGGTAGGTGGTACTACCTGGAGTGGATGGACacgtttcaccagccaatcaggattAGTGTATTGAGATTAATACTTCTGAGGTCTGCAGCGAGGCGTGCATCCCATTGTGAGACATCTCACTCATATTACTCAGAGAACCAGGGTTATGTAAATAACCTAAAGATATTTCCCAAAAACTTATGTGTGATCATCGTACTGTGAAGAAATTTGTCGCTGATTCAGAGCACAAGCGGGTTCGTGCAGACAAAGGCATAATAAGGAAGGTTTCTGCCAGACAAATTCATAGGATTAAGAGAGCAGCTGTTAAAATGCCATTGCAAAGCAGCAAACAGGTATTTGAAGCCGCTGGTGCCTCTGGAGTCCCGTGAACCTCAAGGTGTAGGATCCTCAAGGAGTTTGCAAGTGTGCATAAACCTACTATTTGGCCACCCCTAAACAATGCTCACAAGCAGAAACAGTTGCAGTGGGCTCAGGAATACATGAAGACTAATTTTGTTTACGGATAAGTGCCGTGCAACCCTAGATGGTCCAGATGGATGGAGTAATGGATGGTTGGTGAATGGCCACCATGTCCCAACAAGGCTGAGACGTCAGCAAGGAGGTGGCAGAGTCATGTTTTGGGCCAGAATCATGGGGAGAGAGCTGGTAGGCCCCTTTAGGGTCCCTGGCGGTGTGAAAATGACCTCGGCAAAGTATGTAGAGTTTCTGACTGACCACTTTCTTCCGTggtacaaaaagaagaaaggtgcCTTCCGTAGCAAAATCATCTTTATGCATGACAATGCACCATCTCATGTTGCAAAGAATACCTCTGGGTCATTGGCTGCTATGGGCATAAAGGGAGAGGAACTCATGGTGTGGCCCCCATCTTTCCCAGGCTATTCTGACATCCTGCAAAGACATTAAAGCAGAAACTCTCCAAGAACTCACAAGTTCAAAGGATACAAAAATTGCATTGCAATGAAGGGGCCCTATATTAACCTGTAACTTGGCCTGTTAAGATGTTTGTGATTGAAATAACTAGATTTAATTTATGACCTCCTAATGTTGCAAATTCAACAAATGACcatttttaattctttacaACCTATGAAACTCTGTTGTGCATAATAATTCGGAACAGtgcattttgagttttttatttaaaaaaaaaacagctgttatcATTGGAaggtttgttcaataaaatttaaattataCTCTAACGGTTGATGACTTGAAAATTATACTGACTGTCATTTGCATCAACTATTTAGGAAATCtgagaaaaatataatttgcataataatttggaacaCAGTGAACTGATGAAAGCTTGCCTTTTTGGGcgacactgaaatgaaaaaaacaaacttctcttGAGACATCCTGAAGAACGTGAAATTTTGCTGGGTTGATGTTGGTgcagtttttccatttctgaTTGGACAGCATTTATGGTAATGAGATTGTTGATAAGTATTAATGTTCTGCAGTATATGTGATCAAGAACACCCATCAGCCCTGATGCACAAGACTCGGTAGCTTTGATAAGAGAAAACACATTGCTGAAACTGTATGCTGTGTCTGACTAAAATTTTAAATCtattaatttagatttttttttattttttttttattgaatcgTAGAAAGTAGTAACCCTAAAACATGAAACCAGAAATCAACAGGACTGCTTTTGGGACTGACATACATCCCTGCTATGAGATAGATCATTTCTCCCTGTCCattatgtgtttattatatattttccttgtgttgttgtctgttgtcacAATATGTGGAAACCTTCTTGTTATATTCTCCATCATTTACTTCAAACAGCTCCACACTCCTACAAACTACCTCATTCTGTCTCTGGCTGTGGCTGACTTTCTTGTTGGGGTTATAGTCTTTCCTTTCTACATGGCATTCTCTCTCAGCTCATGTCTGTaccatgaaaatgtattttgtaaagTACGTGAAATTTTCGACATATCACTGAGTACATGTTCTATCCTAAACCTATGTTGTATTTCTATTGACAGATATTATGCAGTGTGTCATCCTCTGACATACAGAACTAAAATAAACCACTGTGTTATTGTGATCATGATCCTGCTGAGCTGGGGGGTTTCTGCTCTAATTGGAATTGGTGTCATAACTGCTGgattaaacaatgaaaaatgcGAGGAAAGGTGTTTAATTGATGTTCTCATTGAAAACATCATGGGgccatttttctcattttaccTCCCAGTGATCATCATGCTCTGTATCTACCTGAAGATTTTCTTTGTTGCACAGAGACAGGCGCGCAGCATCCAGAGCACAAAGTCTGGAGCAACTGTCagtaagatggagagaaaggccACTAAAACTCTGGCTGTAGTTATGggactttttcttttatgttggACTCCTTACTTTCTTTGCATCACCATTTTGCcttttattaataattcagtACCACTTCCTGTGATTGAAACATTTATCTGGCTTGCACTGTCAAATTCAATGCTTAATCCATTTATTTATGCGTTCTTTTACAGCTGGTTCAGGGCAGCGTTTAGAATCATAATTTCTGGAAAAATAATTCAAGGTGATTTTACTAACTCAAAACTTCCTTGACTAACTGTTTGGGGTGCAAAAATAGACTATGGACATGTAAACAATGTTAGAGTAAATACTGACACAATGAGACTGTTAGTGAAGCATTACACACCTTAATAATAATGCCGTGTATCCTGTAAAATGCTGTCCACAAGGctacatagaaataaaaatgaacatgtaTTAGCAAAACCATTCTCTAGAATGGAcgtgtgttgatgatgatgatgtgtttttcttcctccagcCTCCAAATCCTAGGCAGTATTGCCGGGTCAATGCTACACTGCCACTACTAGCACTATactttgataataataatagactaCCTGTGAAGTCcttacattttcagtttgtcaATTCCTCTTTTGCATTGCACTTTGTAGTATTACAAAGTGTAGTTGTATTCTGACACCTATACATGCACTGTTATGACTGTTATGTGTTTAATGATCAGtctaatttaaaaacaacttatcGAATGTTAAAACtgagatgttttattgtttttttggaaaattatatgtccattttgaattttattcaAGCAACATGTTTCAAATAGTTAGACATGGTCATGTTTACCACTGTTAGTAGCATTTCAGCTACTCAACAgttcacagtttacagtttgtcaTATTATAAGTTTCATAATGcaccaaacattttcaacaagtGACAGTTTAGCATCTACATTCTTTTGCTACAGAGCCATGCTGTTTGAATATATACAGAATGTGGTATGGCATTGTCTCTCCTGAAATTAGCAAGGCCATCCCTGAAAAACAAATTGTCTTCTTTGCAGCATATGTTGCTCCAAAATCTGTAGCATTAATGGCATTCTCATATCACGGATGCTGGCTTTGAACTGTGGACTGTTAACAAGTTAGATGGTCCCTCTCTTCTTCATGTTACTAAGCTGACGCCACtgtacaaacttttttttttcaaacatgctgctggcattaaatttaaaataccaaatataaatatcggtgtttttccacttcatcacattttgttttgatttacatTTTAGCATATGTACTTCATGTTCACAACCTGAGCAGCATAAGATATAAAGGCACTCTTTCAAACTGGTTGCAAGTAGCGCTCTGACCATTTGGTATTTTCCTGACAGAGGTGCAATCagtaacacgggactcacacaggagatgtaagcgccgcgttttagctgcgtcctttccTCGGcatcaactcacaccgggcgcgtgtTGGCAGCGTAACAGCAGCGTAGCGAGCCAGCcgtattcacacgagatcacgagatcacgcaagaatcctggacgtacgcgagaccccaTGATAAAcagtacaaagaaaacaactacaacaaacagctgactttgcttctccgacgtggaggagattataaaaagcatccgttgtgtcataaatgaataaatgcgtcaaaaatagaaatgctacggaatgctcgtgctgtggcgcggagagacgcttctgagacgctccgcggcgcgccctgtgtgagtgctctcattgactagactggcagctatctgtTCCGGTGACCGCGGTGCAGCCGTTACACGGTGCATACGtctccggtgtgagtgggccttaagGAGTTTCATTCAAATGAGGTAGCATGGAGACCGTTGTTAGTGCTTTGGTGGAAAATGTGTCTTAGATGTTTGTGGCACAGTATCAAACTGCTGCtaaacagatgtttttgtcaaaaaaagCAACCAAAATATTTTCCAACAATATGATTTCCTAGAGAAGCTCTTTTCACATAAAACAACTTGATGCACAAATGTAGCTTGTGTGGACAAAGTATTCAAATGTTTCCCTTTTCTCCTATTTACTTAAAATTATACTGGACTGAGCCCAAGCCGGTGTAGTGATGCTTGGAGTGATCTACGCATGAACCTGGCCTACCCCAAAGAACTGAGACACtattatgaattcattcaaaaGTACTCATGCCTGGAAAATGACTTTGGGGTCCAGCTGTCTGATGACAAATAGGATAAGGCTCTTACTAGGATCCACCTTCTTCCATATGTTCTAGACATGcttaatacatttaaagtgtTGCATAGATTACACTTCTCAAAAGCTAAGTTAGCAAGATATTTCCAAATGTAGACCCATTATGTGACAGATGTAAACAGACCCAAGCGACTTCCTATCATATGTTCTGGTCTTGTCCAAAACTTTTCCTTTTTGGTCATCCTTTTTGAAGTCATCTGTAATGCTTATGCTTATAATGTCTCACCGTCTCCTTTGGTTGCTGTTTTTGGTTGGTTTTCGGGTcattgccttttctttttcaagtgGAAGGCTGCTATTCCTCCATCACATCACCACTGGATTAGGGACGTTATGCAGAATCTTAAGCTGGAAAAGATCAGAAGTACCCTCAACGGTTCCATCAGCAGATTCCACAAACCTGGGACCCCTAATAACCTATGTGAACAATTTACCTGGTCTGGAACTGGAACTCTGAGTGACTACACCTGCCCTTAAACAATCCTGTAACAATTAGTAAGGTGCacttgtgtgtggttgtttaggctgtgtgggtttttttttttttgccttttgtttttgttttgtttttgttcgtttttgttcttctctaaacacaaacacaaataaagtgtttaaagGGCCCCTGGCCTAAAGAACAAAATCAGTGTTGGTAGAGAAATCTTCAGCCATACTTGTAATGACATGATGtggttctttgttttttctgttgattgtgAAGGGATGTCTAGTGTGATCTAAAATGAACTGCAGGATAGAAGTATTCCACACGCCAGTGGTGAGGACATTATACCAACACACTAACTAACTGCTTCTTCTGTGATATGGCTGTAATGAAGGTTCACCTCTCTTGTCTGCTCTAGGCCAATATCCAACAGAGTGACAGGATATCCACTTGAATCTATCTTCTTACACTCAACAAAGGCACATGTATTGTTATATCTGTTCTTCAGTGAACCTTTGCAGTTTCCATAATGTTGTGATCTCAGAGTCAGGCAAcctgtgtttgtttcccagacATGGACCAACAtaatacaattatttatttaatacacCCCTGTTCAGTTATGCAACAGTGACTCACTGACAGTCACTGTATAGTCCAGAGACATATTAAGACATATTAATATGCAGTGGTAGTAAGACGCATGATTATCCAAGATTTTAAAATTAAGTTTCATTATACCTGAATAATAAAGTTACAATATAAAAGAGACTCCACTCATCTGAAGTAGCTGCCCCGGAATGGAATGCAAGAGTGCACGTGAGTGTGCCAAGAAGAGGAGAGCACCAATGAAGGACAAGGAACACCCTGTCCCTGCCAAACAAGGcagtgtatgcacacacaccacctgtttTTTTGGAGTATGTGAgtatttttgttggttttgttgaaGAGAAGAGTTTAATAAACAGTTGATGACTGTTTGTCTCATAGTTTATTGATCACTAGATAGACATGACTTTGAAAAGTTTAAGctacttttgtcattttattgcaGCTTAGCTTGCTACATTTCTCTAGAGTAGCTTCAGTGTAGTGAAGCTTCATTTAATGTAGAATAACTGTAGCTTAGCTCACTACATTTTCCAAGTAGCTTGCCCAACACTGGATATATAGTTAGACTCTATATAGACTTATAGAAAAAGGTGACAGCTGttgtggaattttctatccttaggttacacaaggtcagtgtgggccttgaggtctctgcagtattaattgtttggctttggttgagaacagtaggtgccagtctatctcatcaatctgcataaacagacatctgtgtctccagactagaatatgctgacaatgaAGACAATgaacctgcatgaataaaaatgttctttttgacTAATTatgggcatatagtatttgtggtggcagaatgtgagatcgactcaggcacttctgatgaacttctCTAATTATCCTTGGCCAATCgcaataaaaatacagcataagacatcagaggctcctgacactttcttccttccgaCCTCCCATTGCCTGGGACAGGGCAATTCCCATGTCGTTTTATAATGTTGTGGACTGGCCATACAGATTGTGTTTGCATCTCCACCTGCTACTTTGGTTCTTATAGGTgcagcaacaaaaaatacaaaaggttGGGTGAAGTGGAATCAAATTAGAGGTGTGGGTGACTATACATCATTCTGAAACAGCTGAGCGAATCACAGTGACCATAACAAACACAGTTCAATAAATCNNNNNNNNNNttcaaaataaaacacaatacgcagttcatgtagctttttacaactttacaTCAatgttacgtcatgaccggtggcaccaggtgatcaagatcgatcaaagggtctcaacattAACtatgagagactaattgttgaagtggaacaacacactcATTTAGACACAAcggatgctttttataatctctccacgtcggagaagcaagtcagctgtttgttgtagttgttttctttttactgtttatgtggggtctcgcgtacgtcaGGATTCTtgcgtgatctcgcgtgaatacggctggCTCGCTACGCTGCTGTTACGCTGCCAacacgcgcccggtgtgagttgatgCCGAggaaaggacgcagctaaaacgcggcgctTACATCTCCTGTGTGGTCCCGTGTTACTGATTGCACCTCTGTCAGGAAAATACCAAATGGTCAGAGCGCCTTGCACCAGATAGAAAGAGTGCCTTTATATCTTATGCTGCTCGGTTGTGACATGAAGTACATATGctaaaatgtaaatcaaacaaatgtgatgaagtggaaaaacaccgatatttatatttggtattttaaatttaatgccagcagcatgtttgaaaaaaaaaagtttgtacaGTGGCGTCACTTAGTAACTGAAGAGAGAGGGACCATCTAACTTGTTAACAGTCCACAGTTCAAAGCCAGCATCCGTGATATGATGATATGACAGCATCAATGTAATGCTACAGATTTTGGAGCAACATATGCTGCAAAGAAGACAATTTGTTTTTCAGGGATGGCCTTGCTAATTTCAGGAGAGACAATGCCACACCACATTCTGTATTATTCAAACAGCATGGCTCTGTAGCAAAAGAATGTAGATGCTAAACTGTCacttgttgaaaatgtttggtgCATTATGAAACTTATAATATGACAACTGTAAACTGTGAactgttgagcagctgaaatgCTACTAACGTGGTAAACATGACCATGTCTAACTATTTGAAACATGTGCTTGAATAAAATTCAAATGGACATataattttccaaaaaaaacaataaaacatctcaGTTTTAACATTCGataagttgtttttaattagaCTGATCATAAAACATAACAGTCATAACAGTGCATGTATAGGTGTCAGAATACAACTACACTTTGTAATACTACAAAGTGCAATGCAAAAGAGGATtgacaaactgaaaatgtaagGACTTCACAGGTTCTATTTTATTATCAAAGTATAGTGCTATAGTGGCAGTGTAGCATTGACCCGGCAATACTGCCTAGGATTTGGAGgctggaggaagaaaaacacatcatcatcacaacacaCGTCCATTCTAGAGAATGGTTTTGCTAAtacatgttcatttttttttctatgtagCCTTGTGGACAGCATTTTACAGGATACACGGCATTATTATTAAGGTGTGTAATGCTTCACTAACAGTCTCATTGTGTCAGTATTTACTCTAACATTGTTTACATGTCCATAGTCTATTTTTGCACCCCAAACAGTTAGTCAAGGAAGTTTTGAGTTAGTAAAATCACCTTGAATTATTTTTCCAGAAATTTGATTCTAAACGCTGCCCTGAACCAGCTGTAAAGACGCATAA encodes:
- the LOC109140566 gene encoding trace amine-associated receptor 1-like, producing MKPEINRTAFGTDIHPCYEIDHFSLSIMCLLYIFLVLLSVVTICGNLLVIFSIIYFKQLHTPTNYLILSLAVADFLVGVIVFPFYMAFSLSSCLYHENVFCKVREIFDISLSTCSILNLCCISIDRYYAVCHPLTYRTKINHCVIVIMILLSWGVSALIGIGVITAGLNNEKCEERCLIDVLIENIMGPFFSFYLPVIIMLCIYLKIFFVAQRQARSIQSTKSGATVSKMERKATKTLAVVMGLFLLCWTPYFLCITILPFINNSVPLPVIETFIWLALSNSMLNPFIYAFFYSWFRAAFRIIISGKIIQGDFTNSKLP